Proteins from a genomic interval of Streptomyces sp. NBC_01445:
- a CDS encoding M23 family metallopeptidase — MSQAIKKDLGNRVPCDQVFLPKEIAHITADLNATAEAQLDLVPFAHLKIFFTNDGQGLAPHPPCSARAGQRVAEVGSTGNATGPHLDFEKRPAGGRFGSDVTPSWS; from the coding sequence ATGTCGCAGGCCATCAAGAAGGACCTCGGCAATCGCGTGCCGTGTGACCAGGTGTTTCTGCCGAAGGAGATCGCACATATCACGGCGGACCTCAATGCCACCGCGGAAGCCCAGCTGGATCTCGTGCCCTTCGCTCATCTCAAGATCTTCTTCACCAACGATGGACAAGGCCTGGCACCGCATCCGCCGTGTTCCGCTCGGGCCGGGCAAAGGGTCGCCGAAGTGGGCTCGACCGGGAACGCCACCGGACCCCACCTGGACTTCGAAAAGCGCCCGGCTGGTGGTCGTTTCGGGTCCGACGTGACTCCCAGCTGGTCGTGA
- a CDS encoding M4 family metallopeptidase: MTDDIRGSLLRPVAKTPCAIVPPHLLNRLARAEDPAVNEPARRTLALDAAQRVQRRLTAEIGPTAALPTRGPGHSDRTVRDAEHRQELPGRRIRGEGETDVPDTSVNQAYDGLGATFDFYLQTLSRSSIDGAGLPLDASVHYRRDYDNAFWDGEQMVFGDGDGHIFGDFTQSPDVIGHELTHGVTQYTANLAYVGQSGALNEHLSDVFGSLVEQYAKGETTEEANWLIGEELLRPGVQGVALRSMKAPGTAYDDDELGKDPQPAHMNDFVQTFADNGGVHINSGIPNHAFYLAATQLGAHAWDGAGRIWYDVLASGTLASDADFTSFARRTVDAAEAYGPQERDAVLQSWDAVGIPTA; the protein is encoded by the coding sequence ATGACCGACGACATCCGAGGCTCCTTGCTCAGGCCCGTGGCCAAGACACCCTGTGCAATCGTGCCGCCGCATTTGCTCAACCGGCTGGCCCGAGCTGAGGACCCGGCCGTGAACGAGCCTGCCCGCCGCACCCTTGCGCTCGACGCGGCACAACGCGTCCAACGCAGGCTAACGGCCGAGATCGGCCCGACCGCCGCCTTGCCGACGCGCGGGCCCGGCCACTCCGATCGCACCGTCCGCGACGCCGAGCACCGGCAGGAGTTGCCCGGCAGACGCATACGCGGAGAGGGCGAGACCGACGTACCGGACACCTCGGTCAATCAAGCCTACGACGGCCTTGGAGCCACCTTCGACTTCTATCTGCAGACCCTGTCCCGCTCGTCCATCGACGGGGCCGGCCTCCCGCTGGACGCCAGCGTTCACTACCGCCGGGACTACGACAATGCCTTCTGGGACGGCGAGCAGATGGTCTTCGGCGACGGGGATGGGCACATCTTCGGCGACTTCACTCAGTCCCCCGACGTCATTGGCCACGAGCTCACCCACGGCGTCACCCAATACACCGCCAACTTGGCATACGTGGGCCAGTCCGGAGCTCTGAACGAGCACCTGTCCGACGTATTCGGGTCCCTGGTCGAGCAGTACGCCAAGGGCGAGACAACCGAGGAAGCAAACTGGCTGATCGGAGAGGAACTGCTGCGCCCCGGAGTGCAGGGAGTCGCGCTGCGCTCGATGAAGGCGCCCGGCACCGCGTACGACGACGATGAGCTCGGCAAGGATCCGCAGCCTGCCCACATGAACGACTTTGTGCAGACCTTCGCCGACAATGGCGGCGTGCACATCAACTCGGGCATCCCTAACCACGCTTTCTACCTGGCCGCCACCCAGCTTGGCGCCCACGCCTGGGATGGCGCTGGCCGTATCTGGTACGACGTGCTCGCCAGTGGCACGCTTGCCAGCGACGCCGACTTCACGTCCTTCGCACGGCGGACCGTGGACGCCGCCGAAGCCTACGGGCCGCAGGAGCGCGATGCGGTACTCCAGTCGTGGGATGCGGTCGGCATACCCACGGCCTGA
- a CDS encoding TIGR02679 family protein, which translates to MSTLPAATRDWLTGPGLTRLWQGARKRLESNGVQATGSLRLTEVNTQERNDLSLLLGKPLTGTTVTVRLDILDARLRASAAALGLRQTLEELGPPLNDRRAARADLAARREQVWTSLTSSLDASPLANQEWPRQWYDLLRRAGVPKGVPPEAAIQTLQQAVHVLTTVLGPERNGALGRGELAAMATGSAHGLDDGTWLARLVQRGVALAHDTEFPDDAAGRRALWRLVSVTPDEVSSTVLTYGLRPEGEGWQERGLRERAEHNAEAHLTPRDLHTLRLQLPTGTLIHICENPRVVEAAADAACAQPVVCTSGSAATVVFTLLDALATTGCRFAYHGDFDWPGIALANRVIRRCEALSWRMGAADYEHLAARSQTEGIPQLALDGPPVSADWDPDLAPAMTALGVALHEEATLDLLVADLSRQA; encoded by the coding sequence ATGAGCACGCTACCCGCCGCAACACGCGACTGGCTGACGGGACCTGGACTCACCCGGCTCTGGCAGGGGGCACGTAAGCGCCTGGAGAGCAACGGTGTACAGGCCACCGGTTCCCTCCGGCTGACCGAAGTGAACACCCAAGAACGCAACGACCTGTCTCTCCTACTGGGCAAACCCCTCACCGGTACCACTGTGACCGTGCGGCTCGACATCCTCGACGCACGGCTACGCGCCTCGGCCGCCGCACTCGGCCTCAGACAGACCCTGGAGGAACTCGGCCCGCCACTCAACGACCGCCGTGCCGCCCGCGCGGACCTGGCGGCACGGCGAGAGCAAGTGTGGACGTCCCTCACTTCGTCGCTGGACGCCTCCCCGCTCGCCAACCAGGAATGGCCCCGGCAGTGGTACGACCTCTTGCGCCGTGCCGGCGTTCCGAAAGGAGTGCCGCCCGAAGCGGCGATACAGACACTCCAACAGGCCGTCCACGTCCTCACCACTGTCCTTGGACCCGAGCGCAACGGCGCACTCGGCCGAGGAGAACTCGCCGCCATGGCGACCGGCTCCGCGCACGGCCTGGACGACGGCACCTGGCTCGCACGCCTCGTCCAACGCGGCGTCGCCCTCGCCCATGACACCGAGTTCCCCGACGACGCGGCCGGCCGACGCGCCCTGTGGCGACTGGTATCCGTCACGCCGGACGAGGTCTCCAGCACGGTGCTGACCTATGGGCTACGCCCAGAAGGCGAGGGCTGGCAGGAGCGCGGCCTACGAGAACGGGCCGAGCATAACGCCGAAGCCCACCTCACACCGCGCGACCTGCACACTCTGCGGCTGCAACTCCCCACTGGCACGCTCATCCACATCTGTGAGAACCCGCGCGTGGTGGAAGCCGCCGCTGACGCGGCCTGCGCACAGCCCGTGGTCTGCACGTCCGGCAGCGCGGCCACGGTGGTCTTCACGCTTCTCGACGCCCTTGCCACCACAGGCTGCCGCTTCGCGTACCACGGCGACTTCGACTGGCCAGGGATCGCCCTGGCCAACCGAGTCATCCGCCGCTGCGAAGCCCTGTCCTGGCGCATGGGCGCCGCGGACTACGAGCACCTGGCCGCGCGCAGTCAGACTGAGGGCATCCCTCAACTGGCACTCGATGGCCCGCCGGTCAGCGCAGACTGGGACCCGGACCTCGCTCCTGCCATGACCGCCCTCGGCGTCGCGCTCCACGAGGAAGCCACCCTCGACCTCTTGGTGGCCGACCTGTCACGCCAGGCGTAG
- a CDS encoding VOC family protein gives MSAIKKFQVTFDCAEPERLARFWCQVLGYVIPPPPEGFVTWDDFKRSQPSEQRDSWFACIDPTGVGPRLYFQRVPEGKAVKNRVHLDVRVGTGLVGKERLAALEAECTRLVPLGAVHVQTLYDGNDACIPMLDIEGNEFCID, from the coding sequence ATGTCAGCGATCAAGAAGTTCCAAGTCACCTTTGACTGCGCAGAACCAGAGCGTCTCGCTCGATTCTGGTGCCAGGTGTTGGGGTACGTAATACCGCCGCCACCAGAGGGGTTTGTCACTTGGGACGATTTCAAGCGTTCGCAGCCATCTGAGCAGCGGGATTCATGGTTCGCCTGCATAGATCCCACAGGCGTGGGCCCGCGACTGTACTTCCAGCGCGTTCCCGAGGGGAAGGCCGTCAAGAACCGGGTTCATCTTGATGTGCGGGTCGGCACCGGACTCGTGGGTAAGGAGCGCCTCGCCGCACTTGAGGCCGAATGCACGCGACTGGTCCCACTCGGTGCGGTACACGTGCAAACGCTGTATGACGGCAACGACGCGTGCATCCCGATGCTGGACATCGAGGGCAACGAGTTCTGTATCGACTGA
- a CDS encoding SDR family NAD(P)-dependent oxidoreductase, giving the protein MGQRRVVVSGGGTGIGRAVAEVFAADGDHVVLIGRREGPLEKAAGELDAAHGAGTASWVAADLSDPGQARRAVEFCTAGGAQVDVVVANAGGNVAPAHDGTLEGIADSFRCNFEANVLTAVLLTEGLLPHLTQPGGRIIQMSSIAALRGPGSYGGSKATVNTYTVDLAQKLGPQGITVNAVAPGFVADTEFFGDRATPEFVAARTKQSLTGQAGRPSDIAAAVHYVASPEAAYMTAQIVHVNGGAALGH; this is encoded by the coding sequence GTGGGGCAGCGCAGGGTCGTGGTGTCGGGTGGCGGTACCGGGATCGGGCGGGCGGTGGCCGAGGTCTTTGCGGCGGACGGCGACCACGTCGTCCTCATCGGGCGGCGCGAGGGGCCTCTGGAGAAGGCCGCCGGAGAGCTCGACGCCGCGCACGGTGCGGGAACGGCCTCCTGGGTCGCCGCCGATCTGAGCGATCCCGGCCAGGCCCGCAGAGCCGTGGAGTTCTGCACCGCGGGCGGCGCGCAGGTCGACGTGGTCGTCGCCAACGCCGGCGGCAACGTCGCACCGGCCCACGACGGCACCCTCGAAGGCATCGCGGACAGCTTCCGCTGCAACTTCGAGGCCAACGTGCTCACCGCCGTGCTGCTCACCGAAGGGCTGCTGCCGCACCTCACCCAGCCCGGCGGCCGGATCATCCAGATGTCGTCCATCGCCGCGCTGCGCGGCCCCGGTTCGTACGGCGGCTCCAAGGCCACCGTCAACACCTACACCGTCGACCTGGCGCAGAAGCTCGGCCCGCAGGGCATCACCGTGAACGCGGTCGCTCCAGGCTTCGTCGCCGACACCGAGTTCTTCGGCGACCGGGCCACGCCCGAGTTCGTCGCCGCCCGGACCAAGCAGTCGCTGACCGGCCAGGCGGGCCGGCCCTCGGACATCGCCGCCGCGGTGCACTATGTGGCGTCACCTGAAGCGGCGTACATGACGGCGCAGATCGTGCATGTGAACGGGGGAGCAGCGCTGGGACATTGA
- a CDS encoding M12 family metallopeptidase, producing MAEQADAGPVLAAVGIVPSEQGQQRRWPNATVPFEIDPSLSDPQRVTDPIAHWESRTRIRFLERTPANAAQFRDFVRFLPGSGCSSNVGRRGGLQTVTLGPNCSTGNAIHEIGHTVGLWHEQSREDRDQHVTIVFANWACWSGSRLRHPGEEPAAPAR from the coding sequence ATGGCCGAACAGGCCGACGCGGGGCCCGTGCTCGCGGCTGTCGGGATCGTGCCGTCCGAGCAGGGGCAGCAGCGTCGCTGGCCGAACGCGACTGTGCCGTTCGAGATCGATCCCAGCCTGTCCGACCCGCAGCGCGTCACGGACCCCATCGCCCACTGGGAATCCCGTACCCGCATCCGGTTCCTCGAACGAACCCCTGCCAATGCGGCTCAGTTCCGGGACTTCGTGCGCTTCCTGCCAGGCAGCGGATGTTCTTCGAACGTGGGCCGACGCGGCGGTCTGCAGACAGTCACGCTGGGCCCTAACTGCTCCACCGGCAACGCCATCCACGAGATCGGTCACACGGTGGGCCTGTGGCACGAGCAGAGCCGCGAGGACCGTGATCAGCACGTCACGATCGTGTTCGCGAATTGGGCATGTTGGAGCGGATCACGGCTCCGTCATCCGGGTGAGGAGCCCGCGGCACCTGCCCGTTGA